In the Ictalurus punctatus breed USDA103 chromosome 7, Coco_2.0, whole genome shotgun sequence genome, one interval contains:
- the zgc:103586 gene encoding zgc:103586 isoform X1 → MFMSHQVAELVAKCLQARDMAYCPYSQFPVGAAILTSGGAIITGCNVENASYGLTACAERTAIQRAVAEGHRSFTAIAVTCDIKDSFVGPCGACRQVLMEFGTEWDIYLTKPDGSYKKTSLRELLPLAFSPAHLAKERN, encoded by the exons ATGTTTATGTCTCATCAAGTTGCAGAACTGGTAGCAAAATGCTTACAGGCACGAGACATGGCTTACTGCCCCTACAGCCAGTTCCCAGTTGGTGCCGCTATTTTGACATCAGGAGGTGCCATAATCACAG GCTGCAATGTAGAGAATGCTTCTTATGGCCTTACAGCGTGTGCAGAGCGAACAGCCATACAGAGAGCTGTAGCTGAGGGCCACAGGAGTTTTACAGCTATAGCAGTCACATG TGATATTAAAGATAGTTTTGTGGGACCCTGTGGGGCCTGTCGACAGGTGTTAATGGAG TTTGGTACAGAATGGGACATTTACCTTACCAAGCCTGATGGGTCCTATAAGAAGACAAGTCTGAGAGAGCTGCTGCCTTTAGCATTCAGCCCAGCTCACTTGGCAAAAGAGAGAAATTAA
- the zgc:103586 gene encoding zgc:103586 isoform X2 gives MAVAELVAKCLQARDMAYCPYSQFPVGAAILTSGGAIITGCNVENASYGLTACAERTAIQRAVAEGHRSFTAIAVTCDIKDSFVGPCGACRQVLMEFGTEWDIYLTKPDGSYKKTSLRELLPLAFSPAHLAKERN, from the exons TTGCAGAACTGGTAGCAAAATGCTTACAGGCACGAGACATGGCTTACTGCCCCTACAGCCAGTTCCCAGTTGGTGCCGCTATTTTGACATCAGGAGGTGCCATAATCACAG GCTGCAATGTAGAGAATGCTTCTTATGGCCTTACAGCGTGTGCAGAGCGAACAGCCATACAGAGAGCTGTAGCTGAGGGCCACAGGAGTTTTACAGCTATAGCAGTCACATG TGATATTAAAGATAGTTTTGTGGGACCCTGTGGGGCCTGTCGACAGGTGTTAATGGAG TTTGGTACAGAATGGGACATTTACCTTACCAAGCCTGATGGGTCCTATAAGAAGACAAGTCTGAGAGAGCTGCTGCCTTTAGCATTCAGCCCAGCTCACTTGGCAAAAGAGAGAAATTAA